The following are encoded in a window of Paenibacillaceae bacterium GAS479 genomic DNA:
- a CDS encoding type IV pilus assembly protein PilM, which yields MLALGSKRIGITVDASGIRYASLGKKKGRELEKSGFFPFPHGLIDQDVIINEESLRISIRQWAREHGLQGASAVVAVPTSQVIVRKMSLPAVNEKELRQLIHLEVETAMHLPFENPVYDYAVLSRDAENTKVLVYAAPRSWIEPLSSMLREARIRVAGTGIAATALQGAIDPGGEDCPTEQMYVHLSGASAEIAMFHEGNPVFVRAIEEDNAQEGMDGLRIGELTAEIVRMLSFYEFGIHEGQARIRKAIITGGGEQVAALKKSLIAALPEIEFREAGPGAIAAGAASELAETYLIPAGLLVRNSSIRQLGLLPRVDREQRFAPLAAAMLAVAWIACAGLLAYSYVGERGDAADAQDRLVEASQLELSLQRQLSTLSSEENSGAVDPIEQAEQVRAAQRDAAGYIRDLEFYLPTGSELQSISYSSGGQLQLSIRTAAMKDASRYLFDSRRIAWLDQSTLTSLKQDQTGGIVNSDSSSGSAEASGPYSASYTLTLKPLPAEKEGAADAPTP from the coding sequence ATGCTCGCACTGGGCAGCAAGCGGATCGGGATCACCGTTGATGCCTCCGGGATTCGATATGCTTCGTTAGGCAAAAAGAAGGGCCGAGAGCTGGAGAAAAGCGGATTTTTCCCTTTCCCGCATGGACTGATCGACCAGGATGTTATCATTAATGAAGAAAGCCTGCGAATTTCCATTCGGCAGTGGGCTCGGGAGCATGGGCTGCAGGGGGCAAGCGCCGTTGTGGCGGTGCCGACCTCTCAAGTCATTGTTCGTAAAATGTCTTTGCCTGCCGTGAACGAAAAGGAGCTGCGGCAACTGATCCACCTGGAGGTGGAGACGGCTATGCATTTGCCGTTCGAGAATCCAGTGTACGATTACGCGGTGCTGAGCCGCGACGCGGAAAACACGAAGGTACTCGTTTACGCAGCGCCACGAAGTTGGATTGAACCCCTTTCCAGCATGCTGCGCGAGGCACGCATCCGTGTGGCGGGTACTGGCATCGCCGCGACCGCGCTGCAAGGAGCGATCGATCCAGGCGGAGAGGACTGTCCGACGGAGCAAATGTATGTGCACCTAAGTGGAGCCTCGGCCGAAATTGCGATGTTCCACGAAGGAAATCCCGTTTTTGTGCGTGCCATCGAGGAGGATAACGCGCAGGAGGGAATGGATGGGTTGCGCATCGGCGAGCTGACGGCTGAGATTGTCCGTATGCTGAGCTTTTATGAATTTGGCATTCATGAAGGGCAAGCCCGAATCCGTAAAGCTATCATCACCGGCGGAGGGGAACAGGTAGCCGCTTTGAAAAAGTCGCTGATCGCTGCTTTGCCGGAAATCGAATTCCGCGAAGCCGGACCAGGGGCGATTGCCGCCGGAGCTGCTAGCGAACTCGCTGAAACTTATCTCATCCCGGCCGGACTTCTCGTCCGCAATAGCTCGATCCGTCAGCTTGGCTTGCTGCCCCGTGTCGACCGTGAACAACGATTTGCTCCGCTGGCTGCTGCAATGCTGGCTGTCGCTTGGATCGCTTGCGCCGGGCTGCTTGCCTACAGTTATGTTGGTGAGCGGGGAGACGCTGCCGATGCGCAGGACCGGTTGGTTGAGGCAAGCCAATTGGAACTGTCGCTGCAGCGACAGCTCAGCACGCTGAGTAGCGAAGAAAACAGCGGCGCTGTCGATCCAATAGAGCAGGCGGAGCAGGTACGTGCTGCTCAGCGCGATGCGGCTGGCTATATCCGCGATTTGGAATTTTACTTACCAACGGGATCAGAGCTGCAAAGCATTAGCTACAGCAGCGGCGGCCAGCTGCAGTTGTCGATTCGGACGGCGGCTATGAAGGATGCTTCCCGTTATTTATTTGATAGCAGACGCATCGCGTGGCTGGATCAATCGACGCTAACTTCACTAAAACAAGATCAGACGGGCGGAATTGTTAATTCAGACAGTTCCTCGGGATCTGCTGAAGCCAGCGGGCCTTATTCCGCTTCCTATACGTTGACCCTCAAACCGCTCCCGGCTGAAAAGGAGGGAGCAGCAGATGCCCCAACGCCGTAA
- a CDS encoding leader peptidase (prepilin peptidase) / N-methyltransferase, with amino-acid sequence MTFLISLYLFALGLACGSFFNVVGLRVPAGQSIMVPPSACPHCGHRLRARELVPVLSYALSRGRCRSCAANVSPLYPAGELATALLFVGAYLRFGLTIQGLIGLLLVSLAVIITVADIRYMRIPNAVLLCFLPILLALRVLEPAGRSYAEYVIGAAVGGGLLLAIALLSKGGMGMGDVKLLALFGLVLGWKGVLLALMIGSLAGTAGGLLLLLLHRGGVKRPLPFGPYLSLGALIAYGYGDALIDGYLHLFM; translated from the coding sequence ATGACCTTCCTCATCTCTCTCTATCTCTTCGCACTAGGCCTAGCATGCGGCTCGTTCTTCAACGTCGTCGGCCTGCGCGTGCCGGCCGGCCAGTCCATTATGGTGCCGCCGTCCGCTTGCCCGCATTGCGGGCATCGGCTGCGGGCGCGGGAGCTTGTCCCCGTGCTGAGCTATGCGCTCAGCCGGGGGCGCTGCCGCAGCTGCGCGGCGAACGTATCGCCGCTATATCCCGCGGGCGAGCTCGCGACCGCGCTGCTTTTCGTCGGGGCCTACCTGCGGTTCGGCCTGACGATACAAGGACTAATCGGCCTGCTGCTTGTCAGCCTGGCCGTCATCATCACCGTGGCAGACATCCGCTATATGCGCATTCCAAACGCGGTGCTGCTCTGCTTTTTACCCATACTGCTTGCGCTTCGCGTCCTTGAACCGGCCGGCCGCTCTTATGCCGAGTATGTCATCGGAGCGGCAGTGGGAGGAGGATTGCTACTCGCCATCGCGCTGCTCAGCAAAGGGGGCATGGGAATGGGCGATGTGAAGCTGCTGGCGCTGTTCGGACTTGTGCTAGGTTGGAAAGGCGTGCTGCTAGCGCTCATGATAGGCAGCCTGGCGGGAACAGCCGGTGGCTTACTGTTACTCCTTTTGCACCGGGGCGGAGTGAAGCGGCCGCTGCCTTTTGGCCCTTACCTGTCGCTCGGAGCATTGATTGCGTATGGTTATGGCGATGCACTCATAGACGGTTATTTGCATTTATTTATGTAG
- a CDS encoding type IV pilus assembly protein PilA, with product MTAVWKKLKKDEKGFTLIELLAVIVILGIIAAIAIPLIGNVINKSGSKSDFQTARQIYDAARLYITDEKNGEFESKSGQDIQVVGTGDTLEGKGFLDKMNLPSSKKPITAGVVRFQADGALQYVSITTEDGTEFYTGPDVMKGQGASVPATPGITPAPPTKSTGGESKS from the coding sequence ATGACAGCAGTATGGAAAAAGTTGAAGAAAGACGAGAAGGGCTTCACACTGATTGAGCTTCTTGCCGTCATCGTTATTTTGGGGATTATTGCAGCTATTGCTATTCCTTTGATTGGGAATGTAATCAACAAGAGCGGAAGTAAATCGGATTTTCAGACGGCAAGACAGATATATGATGCCGCTAGATTGTATATAACAGACGAGAAGAATGGGGAATTCGAAAGTAAATCGGGTCAAGATATTCAGGTAGTTGGAACTGGAGACACGCTTGAAGGTAAAGGATTCCTTGATAAAATGAATTTGCCTAGTTCGAAGAAGCCGATTACAGCAGGAGTTGTTAGATTCCAAGCGGACGGAGCACTCCAATATGTCTCTATAACTACGGAAGATGGTACCGAATTTTATACTGGCCCAGATGTAATGAAAGGGCAGGGGGCGTCGGTTCCTGCCACTCCAGGAATTACGCCAGCCCCACCAACTAAATCAACAGGAGGCGAATCAAAAAGCTAA